From a single Sphingosinicellaceae bacterium genomic region:
- a CDS encoding efflux RND transporter periplasmic adaptor subunit — protein sequence MILTRSLLPMLLLALGLGGCGGADDASKAKQRPPMMVAAETATTADYVLRLDALGTVTPLQSVAVRTRVDGQITAVLFREGDTVRAGQPLFRLDDRAVRAQIAQSRAALASASATSAQAAADLKRSQSLVASGFVSKATIDIKQAAAETGNASIEQARAAISAAQTSLDYLTVRAPVSGRTGEIGYKVGATVRAADTVPLVTVNQLSPITVRFAVPPERIQTLRNALSQGTVGVLANDRDTGARLASGRLVFLDNNVDPTTGSLAAKAEFDNGHGELWPGGLVGVSVPLGASRRLVSLTEAAVQNGRDGSFVWTVGAGDKVVMTPIVIAGRAGGRAFVASGITPGTRIVTDALAKLKPGDPVRIKGDPAPAAAAA from the coding sequence ATGATCCTGACGCGCTCCTTGCTGCCGATGCTGCTGCTTGCCCTTGGGCTTGGCGGGTGCGGTGGGGCCGACGATGCGTCGAAAGCCAAGCAGCGCCCACCGATGATGGTGGCTGCCGAGACCGCCACGACCGCCGATTACGTGCTGCGCCTCGACGCGCTCGGCACCGTCACCCCGCTGCAATCGGTCGCAGTGCGGACCCGCGTCGACGGGCAGATCACCGCCGTGCTGTTCCGCGAAGGCGACACGGTGCGCGCCGGTCAGCCGCTGTTCCGTCTCGACGACCGCGCCGTCCGTGCCCAGATCGCGCAGAGCCGCGCTGCCCTCGCCAGCGCATCCGCAACCTCGGCGCAGGCCGCCGCCGACCTCAAGCGGTCGCAGTCGCTGGTCGCCAGCGGCTTCGTCTCCAAGGCGACGATCGACATCAAGCAGGCCGCGGCCGAAACCGGCAACGCCTCGATCGAGCAGGCTCGCGCCGCGATCAGCGCGGCACAGACTTCGCTCGATTACCTCACCGTCCGCGCGCCGGTCAGCGGCCGTACCGGCGAGATCGGCTACAAGGTCGGGGCCACCGTCCGCGCTGCCGACACGGTCCCGCTGGTCACGGTCAACCAGCTGTCACCGATCACCGTGCGCTTCGCTGTGCCACCCGAACGCATCCAGACGCTGCGCAACGCGCTGTCCCAGGGCACCGTCGGCGTCCTCGCCAACGACCGCGACACCGGCGCGCGGCTCGCCAGCGGGCGGCTGGTGTTCCTCGACAACAATGTCGACCCGACCACCGGATCGCTCGCTGCCAAGGCCGAGTTCGACAACGGCCACGGCGAGCTATGGCCCGGCGGGCTGGTCGGCGTCTCGGTCCCCCTCGGCGCGTCGCGACGGCTGGTCTCGCTGACCGAGGCCGCGGTCCAGAACGGCCGCGACGGCAGCTTCGTGTGGACCGTCGGCGCCGGCGACAAGGTCGTGATGACGCCCATCGTGATCGCCGGGCGTGCGGGTGGCCGCGCATTCGTCGCCAGCGGCATCACGCCGGGTACCCGCATCGTCACCGACGCGCTGGCGAAGCTCAAGCCCGGCGACCCGGTCCGCATCAAGGGCGATCCCGCGCCTGCCGCGGCGGCTGCATGA
- a CDS encoding efflux RND transporter permease subunit — MSPIALIVSRPVATILLTVAIVLAGLFGYRQLPVAALPQIDLPTIQVSATLAGANPATMASSVATPIERQMSTIAGIDQITSLSSTGSTQITIQFALDRNIDAAALDVQAAISAVQRRLPKEMLDPPSYQKINPADQPVLIIAARDPARKLSDLQRILDTTIVPRLSTLPGVSTVQTYGAKKFAVRVQFDPQKLAARGLTPEDLRLAVAAANTNSAVGLIGNGPRNYVLDATGNMQSAAEFQNIVIAQKNGVPVRVGDVATAIDSYENLRTLAKFNGEPAIMVAITRQPGANVVELVDRVISMLPDLRTTMPRSSTLDIHVDRSQSIRHSVTDAQYTLIGTALLVILVIYLVLGDLRATIIPALVLPVAAIGTFGGMYAFGYSLDNLSLLALTLATGFIVDDAIVVLENIVRHIEMGEKPRDAAVTATREIAFTVVSISVSLVAVFIPLLFMGGVIGRLFHEFAVVMTIAIAVSALLSLTLIPMVAARVLKAGHEAPGRVARVTTAGFARLQSAYVRALDGTLRHQRAVLVLTVVSIGVAVWGFGAVPKGFFPTEDTGTIFVGTEVAPDASYPTLQAKQDAIAAILLKDPAVLRAASFTGFGAGGRMFAMLKPRNERDSAEVVQARLRKSFAGLPGVSAFPNIPQNLTLGARQSASNYQYTIASVDGAALYDFAPQFEARLRATPGFEDVTSDFTIGSRQARVVIDRDAASRLGVPVQSIRSTLYAAFGNAQVSTIYTDVDSYQVILEVRPDLQMTPDSIGLLYVRGANGATVPLSAVTRTVIEGAPLSISHQSQLPAVTIAFNLSKGVALSDAKTRIDKVETDLAMPAGIAGSFQGNAQAFEASTKSMPILFIAAIVVIYIVLGVLYESFRHPITILSGLPAAGIGAVAALALFGMPLDTIGIIGVVMLIGIVKKNAIMMIDFALSGQREQGWAPAFAIREACIKRFRPIMMTTFAAIAAALPLAAGIGAGAELRQPLGIAVMGGLLVSQVLTLFITPVVYLGIEGIGSRRRARKLPEQPALPLDLPERQRIAAE, encoded by the coding sequence ATGAGCCCGATCGCGCTGATCGTCAGCCGGCCGGTCGCGACCATCCTGCTGACCGTCGCGATCGTGCTGGCGGGTCTGTTCGGCTACCGCCAGCTCCCGGTTGCCGCCCTGCCCCAGATCGACCTGCCGACGATCCAGGTCTCGGCGACACTCGCCGGTGCCAATCCGGCAACCATGGCGAGCTCGGTGGCGACGCCGATCGAGCGCCAGATGTCGACCATCGCGGGCATCGACCAGATCACGTCCCTGAGCTCGACCGGCTCGACCCAGATCACCATCCAGTTCGCGCTCGACCGCAACATCGACGCCGCCGCGCTCGACGTGCAGGCGGCGATCTCGGCGGTGCAGCGCCGCCTGCCGAAGGAGATGCTCGACCCGCCCTCGTACCAGAAGATCAACCCCGCCGACCAACCGGTGCTGATCATCGCGGCGCGGGACCCGGCGCGGAAACTCAGCGACCTGCAGCGTATTCTCGACACGACGATCGTGCCGCGCCTGTCAACCCTGCCCGGCGTCAGCACGGTGCAGACCTACGGCGCCAAGAAGTTCGCGGTCCGCGTCCAGTTCGATCCGCAGAAACTCGCCGCGCGCGGCCTGACGCCCGAGGACCTGCGTCTCGCGGTCGCCGCCGCCAACACCAACAGCGCCGTCGGCCTGATCGGCAACGGACCGCGCAACTATGTCCTCGACGCGACCGGCAACATGCAGTCGGCGGCCGAATTTCAGAACATCGTCATCGCCCAGAAGAACGGCGTGCCGGTCCGCGTCGGCGATGTCGCGACCGCCATCGACAGCTACGAGAACTTGCGCACGCTGGCCAAGTTCAACGGCGAGCCAGCGATCATGGTGGCGATCACCCGCCAGCCCGGGGCCAACGTCGTCGAGCTCGTCGACCGGGTCATCAGCATGCTCCCCGACCTCCGCACGACAATGCCGCGCTCATCCACGCTCGACATCCACGTCGACCGGTCGCAGTCGATCCGTCATTCGGTGACCGACGCGCAGTACACGCTGATCGGCACCGCACTGCTGGTCATCCTGGTGATCTACCTGGTGCTCGGCGACCTGCGCGCGACGATCATCCCGGCGCTGGTCCTGCCCGTCGCCGCGATCGGCACCTTCGGCGGCATGTATGCCTTTGGCTACAGCCTCGACAACCTCAGCCTGCTGGCGCTGACGCTGGCGACCGGGTTCATCGTCGACGACGCCATCGTCGTACTGGAGAACATCGTCCGCCACATCGAGATGGGCGAGAAACCCCGCGACGCCGCGGTCACCGCAACCCGCGAGATCGCCTTCACCGTCGTCTCGATCTCGGTCAGCCTGGTCGCCGTCTTCATCCCGCTGCTGTTCATGGGCGGCGTCATCGGGCGCCTGTTCCACGAGTTCGCGGTGGTCATGACCATCGCCATCGCGGTTTCGGCTTTACTGTCCCTCACCCTGATCCCGATGGTCGCGGCGCGCGTCCTCAAGGCCGGGCACGAGGCACCGGGCCGCGTCGCGCGGGTCACCACCGCCGGCTTCGCGCGCTTGCAGAGCGCCTACGTACGCGCCCTCGACGGGACCTTGCGCCACCAGCGCGCGGTGCTGGTCCTGACCGTCGTGTCGATCGGCGTCGCGGTGTGGGGCTTCGGCGCGGTGCCCAAGGGCTTCTTCCCGACCGAGGACACCGGCACGATCTTCGTCGGCACCGAGGTCGCGCCCGACGCCTCCTATCCGACACTGCAGGCCAAGCAGGATGCGATCGCCGCAATCCTGCTCAAGGACCCCGCCGTGCTGCGCGCCGCGTCGTTCACCGGGTTCGGCGCGGGCGGACGCATGTTCGCGATGCTCAAGCCCCGCAACGAGCGTGACTCCGCCGAGGTCGTCCAGGCCCGGCTGCGCAAGAGCTTCGCGGGGCTGCCAGGTGTGTCGGCATTCCCGAACATCCCGCAGAATTTGACGCTCGGCGCGCGCCAGTCGGCCTCGAACTACCAGTACACCATCGCCTCGGTCGACGGCGCCGCGCTCTATGACTTCGCGCCGCAGTTCGAGGCGCGGCTCCGCGCCACGCCCGGCTTCGAGGACGTCACCTCCGACTTCACCATCGGCAGCCGCCAGGCGCGGGTCGTCATCGACCGCGACGCCGCCAGCCGGCTCGGCGTGCCGGTCCAGTCGATCCGCTCGACGCTGTACGCCGCGTTCGGCAACGCCCAGGTCTCGACGATCTACACCGATGTCGACAGCTACCAGGTCATCCTCGAGGTCCGCCCCGACCTGCAGATGACCCCCGACAGCATCGGCTTGCTCTATGTCCGCGGTGCCAACGGCGCGACGGTGCCGCTGTCGGCCGTCACCCGGACGGTGATCGAGGGCGCGCCGCTGTCGATCAGCCACCAGTCGCAGCTGCCCGCCGTTACGATCGCCTTCAACCTGTCGAAGGGCGTCGCGCTGTCCGATGCCAAGACCCGCATCGACAAGGTCGAGACCGACCTCGCCATGCCCGCGGGGATCGCCGGCTCGTTCCAGGGCAACGCGCAGGCGTTCGAGGCCTCGACCAAGTCGATGCCGATCCTGTTCATCGCGGCGATCGTGGTGATCTACATCGTGCTCGGCGTGCTGTATGAAAGCTTCCGCCACCCGATCACCATCCTGTCGGGACTGCCCGCGGCGGGCATCGGCGCGGTCGCCGCGCTGGCGCTGTTCGGTATGCCGCTCGACACAATCGGCATCATCGGCGTCGTCATGCTGATCGGCATCGTCAAGAAGAACGCCATCATGATGATCGACTTCGCGCTGTCGGGGCAGCGCGAGCAGGGCTGGGCCCCGGCGTTCGCGATCCGCGAGGCTTGCATCAAGCGTTTCCGACCGATCATGATGACGACCTTCGCCGCCATCGCCGCCGCCCTGCCCCTCGCGGCCGGCATCGGCGCGGGCGCGGAGCTACGGCAGCCGCTCGGCATCGCGGTCATGGGCGGGCTGCTGGTCAGCCAGGTGCTGACCCTGTTCATCACACCGGTCGTCTATCTCGGCATCGAGGGGATCGGCAGTCGCCGCCGGGCGCGCAAGCTGCCGGAGCAGCCCGCCCTGCCGCTCGACCTGCCCGAACGACAGCGCATCGCGGCGGAGTAG
- a CDS encoding CoA transferase, translating to MPLAGIKVLDLGSVVFAPYAGQWLADLGADVVKVEAPGGCSTRYTGPSHEPGMSAIFLGVNRSKRSIVLDLGDPGAREALLRLVDGADVLLHSIRPQKLAKLGLDPATMLARNPRLVFAGLHGFADGGPYAGKPAYDDVIQGMTGIADLMGRQSGSPAYYPAINADKVSGLTAAIAILAALVRRNATGAGGFVEVPMFESVVAFNLVEHLYGEQFVPARGAMGYPRAMAAWRRPLPTADGFICTMPYTDVHWRAFFTEVGRPDLAVDARFTDVGVRTTNIGALYALAGEFIATRTTADWVATLGRLQIPAAPMATLEDLLTDPQLAATDFFEELPDPAGTLRYPGVPVRFDGVRPPLRYPPRLGEHTRSVLAEAGFADADIDALVASRAAREQA from the coding sequence CTGCCCCTCGCCGGCATAAAGGTCCTCGACCTCGGCTCGGTCGTGTTCGCGCCTTATGCCGGGCAGTGGCTGGCTGACCTCGGTGCGGACGTCGTCAAGGTCGAGGCCCCCGGCGGCTGTTCGACGCGCTACACCGGGCCGAGCCACGAGCCCGGCATGTCGGCGATCTTCCTGGGGGTGAACCGGTCGAAGCGTTCGATCGTCCTCGATCTCGGCGATCCCGGCGCGCGGGAAGCCTTGCTGCGCCTCGTCGACGGGGCCGACGTGCTGCTCCACTCGATCCGTCCGCAAAAGCTCGCGAAGCTCGGCCTCGACCCTGCGACCATGCTGGCCCGCAACCCGAGGCTGGTGTTCGCCGGGCTTCACGGTTTCGCCGACGGCGGACCGTATGCGGGCAAGCCGGCCTATGACGACGTCATCCAGGGCATGACCGGCATTGCCGACCTGATGGGGCGCCAGAGCGGTTCGCCCGCCTATTACCCCGCGATCAACGCCGACAAGGTCAGCGGTCTGACCGCGGCCATCGCCATCCTCGCCGCACTGGTCCGGCGCAACGCCACGGGAGCTGGCGGCTTCGTCGAGGTGCCGATGTTTGAGAGCGTCGTCGCCTTCAACCTCGTCGAGCACCTGTACGGCGAGCAGTTCGTGCCCGCCCGCGGTGCGATGGGCTACCCCCGCGCCATGGCCGCATGGCGTCGCCCGCTGCCGACCGCGGACGGCTTCATCTGCACGATGCCCTACACCGACGTGCACTGGCGGGCGTTCTTCACCGAGGTCGGACGCCCCGACCTCGCCGTCGACGCGCGTTTCACCGACGTCGGTGTCCGCACCACCAACATCGGCGCGCTGTACGCGCTGGCGGGCGAGTTCATCGCCACCCGCACCACCGCCGACTGGGTCGCCACACTCGGCCGCCTGCAGATCCCCGCCGCGCCGATGGCGACGCTTGAGGACCTGCTCACGGACCCGCAACTGGCCGCGACGGATTTCTTCGAGGAATTGCCCGACCCGGCGGGGACACTGCGCTACCCCGGCGTGCCGGTGCGTTTCGACGGAGTCCGCCCGCCGCTGCGCTACCCGCCCCGCCTCGGCGAACACACCCGCAGCGTGCTGGCGGAGGCGGGCTTCGCAGACGCCGACATCGACGCGCTCGTCGCCAGCCGAGCGGCGCGTGAGCAGGCGTAA
- a CDS encoding C13 family peptidase, translating to MIIRFGAIVLTVAHLPSPLVSGAVAKPVIAASAPVASDADKQAARFEGLPVTDALIDQRPRIAARIAALPAHGPAPETFVLAVGGSGFQALFDREARRAAGVLTARTPGPSLVLSNSPDQVRRGILASPRTVALTIAAIGRRAVRGDTLIIYLASHGGRDANIEMDAPRLDFEDLTATALAGDLQRAGIQRRIIIISACFGATWIKPLASPTTILLTAADVDRTSFGCDDSRELTVFGEAMLRELSGRQSLAQAFARAKLRIAAAERAERELPSRPQSWVGNAMAAIWSAPR from the coding sequence GTGATCATCAGGTTCGGCGCAATCGTGCTGACGGTCGCCCACCTCCCATCGCCACTGGTCTCGGGCGCGGTCGCGAAGCCGGTCATCGCCGCCAGCGCACCCGTTGCCAGCGATGCCGACAAGCAGGCCGCGCGTTTCGAGGGCCTGCCGGTTACCGACGCGCTGATCGACCAGCGCCCCCGGATCGCGGCCCGCATTGCCGCCCTGCCCGCGCACGGCCCTGCCCCGGAAACCTTCGTCCTCGCGGTCGGTGGCAGCGGCTTCCAGGCGCTGTTCGACCGCGAGGCGAGGCGTGCCGCCGGCGTCCTGACCGCGCGCACCCCGGGACCGTCGCTGGTCCTCAGCAATTCACCCGACCAGGTCCGGCGCGGCATCCTCGCGTCGCCCAGGACCGTTGCTCTGACCATCGCTGCGATCGGCCGGCGCGCCGTTCGAGGCGACACGTTGATCATCTACCTGGCATCGCACGGCGGCCGCGACGCCAACATCGAGATGGACGCACCGCGCCTCGACTTCGAGGACCTGACTGCAACCGCGCTGGCCGGCGACCTGCAGCGCGCCGGCATCCAGCGCCGCATCATCATAATTTCGGCCTGCTTCGGCGCAACCTGGATCAAGCCGCTGGCCAGCCCGACCACGATTCTGCTGACCGCCGCCGATGTCGATCGCACCTCGTTCGGCTGCGATGACAGCCGCGAGTTGACCGTCTTCGGCGAGGCGATGCTGCGCGAGCTGAGCGGCCGTCAAAGCCTTGCCCAGGCCTTCGCCCGCGCCAAGCTCCGCATTGCCGCCGCGGAGCGCGCCGAACGCGAATTGCCCTCGCGCCCGCAGTCGTGGGTCGGCAACGCGATGGCCGCGATCTGGTCCGCACCGCGCTGA
- a CDS encoding nuclear transport factor 2 family protein — translation MSKAGHSDQIGEKYWADNIVSIEAMEGPMARLEGIEAVRGKSAWWDANHSIDKLETYGPYVNGDQFAIRWVMDVTHKPDGKPMHMEEVALYTVADGKIVEERFFAGS, via the coding sequence ATGTCGAAGGCCGGGCACAGCGACCAGATCGGCGAGAAATACTGGGCCGACAACATTGTCAGCATCGAGGCGATGGAAGGTCCGATGGCGCGGCTGGAGGGCATCGAGGCGGTGCGCGGCAAGTCGGCGTGGTGGGACGCCAACCACAGCATCGACAAGCTCGAGACCTACGGACCATACGTCAACGGCGACCAGTTCGCGATCCGCTGGGTGATGGACGTCACCCACAAGCCGGACGGCAAGCCGATGCACATGGAGGAGGTCGCGCTGTACACGGTCGCGGACGGCAAGATCGTCGAGGAGCGGTTCTTCGCCGGCAGCTAG
- the purL gene encoding phosphoribosylformylglycinamidine synthase subunit PurL yields MTEITPQIVADHGLTPAEYDTIVDSMGRAPNLLELGIFSVMWSEHCSYKSSRMHLAKLPTTAPWVICGPGENAGVIDIGDGDACIFKMESHNHPSFIEPYQGAATGVGGILRDVFTMGARPVANMNALRFGMPDAPKMKHLIRGVVAGIGGYGNCVGVPTVGGETNFHPAYNGNILVNAMTVGVARTDKIFYSAAAGIGNSVVYVGSKTGRDGIHGATMASAEFTEDSEDKRPTVQVGDPFTEKLLIEACLELMASDAIVAIQDMGAAGLTSSSVEMASKGGVGLRLDLDKVPVREDAMTPYEMMLSESQERMLMVLKPGREEFAEAIFRKWELDFAVIGEVVAGETLTLTFHGETVGAIPLAPLADKAPKLDRPHVPTPKRAPLADVPESTDIAADLLKLMACPDIASRRWIWEQYDHMVGADTVQRPGGDAAVVRVHGTQKGLAITTDCTPRYCFADPVEGGKQAIAEAYRNLCAVGATPLAVTDCLNFGNPQRPEIMGQLVGCIEGMAEACRALDFPVVSGNVSLYNETEGTGILPTPAIGAVGLLADWSKSATIAFKAEGEEVWLVGADAEHLGQSLWLREITGREEGPPPPVDLSAERRAGELVRSLIANGATAVHDISDGGLLVALAEMALAGDIGLTLSHDEPTTAQAFGEDQARYLVTLPAGFVTGPAPTNFRRIGTIGGTSLAGAGWSVPLTALRTAHEKWLPDLMAR; encoded by the coding sequence ATGACCGAGATCACCCCGCAGATCGTCGCCGACCACGGCCTCACCCCCGCCGAGTACGACACCATCGTCGACAGCATGGGGCGCGCGCCCAACCTGCTCGAACTCGGCATCTTCTCGGTGATGTGGTCCGAGCATTGCAGCTACAAGTCGAGCCGAATGCACCTCGCGAAGCTGCCGACGACAGCGCCGTGGGTGATCTGTGGCCCCGGCGAGAACGCCGGAGTCATCGACATCGGAGACGGCGACGCCTGCATCTTCAAGATGGAGAGCCACAACCACCCGAGCTTCATCGAGCCCTACCAGGGCGCCGCGACCGGCGTCGGCGGCATCCTGCGCGATGTCTTCACGATGGGCGCGCGGCCGGTCGCCAACATGAACGCGTTGCGCTTCGGCATGCCCGACGCGCCGAAGATGAAGCACCTGATCCGCGGTGTCGTCGCCGGCATCGGCGGCTACGGCAATTGCGTCGGCGTCCCCACGGTCGGCGGCGAGACCAACTTCCACCCCGCCTACAACGGCAACATCCTGGTCAATGCGATGACCGTCGGCGTCGCCCGCACCGACAAGATCTTCTATTCCGCCGCCGCCGGCATCGGCAACAGTGTCGTATACGTCGGCTCCAAGACCGGCCGCGACGGCATCCACGGCGCGACCATGGCGTCGGCCGAGTTCACCGAGGACAGCGAGGACAAGCGGCCGACGGTGCAGGTCGGCGACCCGTTTACCGAGAAACTGCTGATCGAGGCCTGCCTCGAACTGATGGCGTCCGACGCCATCGTCGCAATTCAGGACATGGGAGCGGCCGGCCTGACCAGCTCCAGTGTCGAGATGGCGTCGAAGGGCGGCGTCGGCCTCCGGTTGGACCTCGACAAGGTCCCCGTCCGCGAGGACGCGATGACCCCCTACGAGATGATGCTCAGTGAGAGCCAGGAGCGCATGCTGATGGTCCTCAAGCCCGGCCGCGAGGAATTCGCCGAGGCGATCTTCCGCAAGTGGGAGCTCGATTTCGCCGTCATCGGCGAGGTCGTCGCGGGCGAGACGCTGACCCTCACCTTCCACGGCGAGACCGTCGGTGCGATCCCCCTCGCCCCGCTCGCCGACAAGGCCCCCAAGCTCGACCGCCCGCACGTCCCGACGCCCAAGCGCGCGCCGCTCGCCGACGTGCCCGAGAGCACCGACATCGCCGCCGACCTGCTCAAGCTGATGGCCTGCCCCGACATCGCCTCGCGCCGCTGGATCTGGGAGCAGTACGACCACATGGTCGGCGCCGACACCGTCCAGCGCCCCGGCGGCGACGCCGCGGTTGTCCGCGTCCACGGCACGCAAAAGGGCCTCGCGATCACCACCGATTGCACGCCGCGCTATTGCTTCGCCGACCCCGTCGAGGGCGGCAAGCAGGCGATTGCCGAGGCCTACCGGAACCTCTGCGCGGTCGGCGCGACGCCGCTCGCGGTCACCGACTGCCTCAACTTCGGCAACCCGCAACGCCCCGAGATCATGGGGCAGCTGGTCGGCTGCATCGAGGGCATGGCCGAGGCCTGCCGCGCGCTCGACTTCCCCGTCGTGAGCGGCAACGTGAGCCTGTACAACGAGACCGAAGGCACCGGTATTTTGCCGACGCCTGCGATTGGAGCAGTCGGGCTGCTCGCGGACTGGTCGAAGTCGGCGACGATCGCGTTCAAGGCGGAGGGCGAGGAGGTCTGGCTTGTCGGCGCCGATGCCGAACATCTAGGCCAGTCATTGTGGCTGCGCGAGATCACCGGCCGGGAAGAAGGCCCACCCCCGCCCGTCGATCTTTCGGCGGAGCGCCGCGCGGGCGAACTGGTCCGCAGCCTGATCGCGAACGGTGCGACCGCTGTGCACGATATATCCGACGGCGGGCTCCTCGTCGCTTTGGCTGAAATGGCGCTGGCGGGTGACATCGGCCTGACGTTGTCGCACGACGAGCCGACCACCGCACAAGCGTTCGGCGAGGACCAGGCGCGCTACCTCGTCACCCTCCCCGCGGGGTTCGTGACCGGCCCAGCGCCGACGAACTTCCGCCGAATCGGTACTATCGGCGGAACGTCACTGGCGGGCGCGGGGTGGAGCGTCCCGCTCACCGCCCTCCGCACCGCACACGAGAAGTGGCTGCCCGACCTGATGGCGCGCTGA
- a CDS encoding DUF4112 domain-containing protein: MERGFTIPGTSRQFGLDAVVGLIPVAGDVITGLVGVWLVVEARNVGASRWLQARMLANVGLDTAVGAIPFIGDVLDFLFKSNTKNLRLLRRHLDRHHPAGAIVDALPS; this comes from the coding sequence ATGGAGCGCGGCTTCACCATCCCCGGCACGAGCCGCCAGTTCGGCCTCGACGCGGTCGTCGGGCTGATCCCTGTCGCAGGGGACGTAATCACCGGACTGGTCGGCGTGTGGCTCGTCGTCGAGGCGCGCAACGTCGGTGCGTCGCGCTGGCTGCAGGCGCGTATGCTGGCCAACGTCGGCCTCGATACGGCGGTCGGCGCGATCCCGTTTATCGGCGACGTGCTCGACTTCCTGTTCAAGTCGAACACCAAGAACCTCCGCCTGCTAAGGCGTCACCTCGACCGGCACCACCCCGCCGGCGCAATCGTCGACGCCTTGCCGAGCTGA
- a CDS encoding SDR family oxidoreductase, with protein MTNILLTGASRGIGAATLAVLTAAGATVAGQSTRGENRLLAADLSHRGAADRLWDAALERLGGRIDVLVNNAGVFEAVAVNAHDAEWQAMWARSNAINLQAPADLCRRAVLHFQENGRGRIVNVASRAGHRGDSPAHWHYAAAKAGLIAMTKTIARAYAVQNILAYAVAPGFVMTGMAEDYLGSRGGDTLLADIPLGRVASPEEVAETIRWLALDAPASLTGATLDVNGASYVR; from the coding sequence ATGACCAACATACTCCTGACCGGCGCATCGCGCGGCATCGGCGCGGCCACACTCGCGGTCCTGACGGCCGCCGGAGCGACCGTCGCCGGACAATCGACTCGCGGCGAGAATCGTCTCCTCGCGGCCGACTTGTCGCACCGAGGTGCAGCGGACCGGCTATGGGACGCGGCGCTCGAGCGCCTCGGCGGCCGCATCGATGTCCTCGTCAACAACGCCGGCGTGTTCGAGGCCGTCGCGGTCAATGCGCACGATGCCGAGTGGCAGGCGATGTGGGCGCGCAGCAACGCGATCAATCTCCAGGCCCCGGCCGACCTGTGCCGCCGCGCCGTGCTGCACTTCCAGGAGAACGGTCGCGGCCGCATCGTCAACGTCGCCAGCCGCGCCGGGCACCGCGGCGACTCCCCCGCGCACTGGCACTATGCCGCCGCCAAGGCCGGGCTCATCGCCATGACCAAGACGATCGCGCGAGCCTATGCGGTACAGAACATCCTCGCCTACGCGGTCGCGCCCGGCTTCGTCATGACCGGCATGGCGGAAGATTATCTCGGCAGCCGCGGCGGCGACACGCTGCTTGCCGACATCCCCCTCGGCCGCGTCGCCTCGCCCGAGGAAGTCGCCGAGACGATCCGCTGGCTGGCGCTTGATGCCCCTGCTTCGCTGACCGGCGCGACACTCGACGTCAACGGGGCCAGTTATGTCCGCTAA
- a CDS encoding 50S ribosomal protein L11 methyltransferase encodes MSANSGGWRVTLHCNRAEAEAIPFADEVFADLDSPPTLLTDEPDPGRPDDWLLHAYFADQPEPEWLARLSAMAPGSIAAPQVERLPDTDWVTLSQAGLEPVRAGRYHVATREHAHRLRPGEIGLVIDAGLAFGTGQHATTAGCLSALDRLARSHRFENIVDLGTGTGVLAFAAALTWRRARVTASDIDPVAAVVARANARVNAVSLGVGTGRVDVFAAKGLNDRRLRQRAPYDLVIANILAQPLVELAGSIAGALKPGGFVVLAGLLDSQAAKVTGAYAARGLKRVATSGGEWPTLVLRS; translated from the coding sequence ATGTCCGCTAATTCCGGCGGCTGGAGGGTCACGCTCCACTGCAACCGCGCCGAGGCCGAAGCGATACCGTTCGCCGACGAGGTCTTCGCCGATCTCGACTCCCCGCCGACGCTGCTGACCGACGAGCCCGATCCGGGGCGCCCCGACGACTGGCTGCTGCACGCCTATTTCGCCGACCAGCCTGAACCGGAATGGCTCGCGAGGCTGTCGGCGATGGCACCGGGCAGCATTGCCGCGCCGCAGGTCGAGCGCCTCCCCGATACGGACTGGGTGACGCTCAGCCAGGCCGGGCTAGAGCCGGTACGGGCGGGCCGCTACCACGTCGCGACGCGCGAGCATGCGCACCGGCTCAGGCCCGGCGAGATCGGCCTGGTCATTGACGCGGGACTGGCGTTCGGGACCGGGCAGCATGCGACGACCGCAGGCTGCCTGTCGGCGCTCGACCGGCTGGCGCGTTCGCACCGCTTCGAGAATATCGTGGATCTGGGGACCGGCACCGGCGTCCTCGCCTTCGCCGCGGCGCTGACATGGCGGCGGGCGCGGGTCACCGCCAGCGACATCGATCCGGTCGCGGCGGTCGTCGCGCGCGCCAATGCCCGGGTAAACGCTGTCTCGCTCGGCGTCGGCACCGGGCGGGTCGACGTGTTTGCAGCGAAGGGACTGAACGATCGCCGACTGCGGCAGCGCGCGCCCTATGATCTGGTCATCGCCAATATCCTGGCGCAACCGCTGGTCGAGCTCGCTGGGTCAATCGCGGGGGCATTAAAACCGGGCGGGTTCGTCGTGCTGGCCGGATTGCTCGACAGCCAGGCTGCGAAAGTCACCGGGGCCTATGCGGCGCGAGGCCTCAAACGCGTGGCGACCAGCGGCGGCGAATGGCCGACGCTGGTCCTCCGTTCTTAG